GTTGGTCGTTGTTTTAGCGCCGTATTTTAGGCCAGCTGTTCCCCGGGCCTATTTGAGGACCGTATTAGTGGCTGCCGTGATCTAATTAGCAAATTGAGTATGGAATTAACAAATGGATGGTAGAAATACAGCGAGATGAAACTTTTATTTTGACGCTGGTGCCGGTCGCCGCCGTTGCTTCGTGTGGAGGCGGGGGCTATATGCCCGCCAAAGCATCTGCAGCGAAATAggcgcggtctctctctctctctctctctctctctctctctctctctctagacgcaTTTAATTTAAATACGGAGGGAACGGTACCTTGTCCGAGTTagtgtaaaaataattttaacgtCCGGTTCCAGGCAGTTTTCGCGAGATTCAAAAGCGTTTTTATAATTTgttcttttaaaattattatatttaaatttattaatgttTCCGGCATGTGCAATTAACGGGCGGTTTCAAGCACTACTGTAGGTTGATTCTTATTTCTAACATTTGAACCGTTCGTATGTTGAAATTACCTATGAAGTCACATGATTTCACTGGTGAATTAATACCCCAAACCTAAAAGAGTTGTTTTTATAACTGTTTTGCGTTAGTTTAAATCATATACCTAACTAAATCCGACTCATGCACTGTAATCCGGATTCGAGTGGGGGTAGGCAATTgccggtgttttttttatttttttcctcgacCAGGAAACTCAACGGTATGCAATGGACGGTTAATCCAGGCAGTAATGGCGTGTTCGGTGATTCATTGGAAATTGCCGTTTTCCAGTCGTATTTTCTAAATATTAGACTCAAATGCCACGGGGAACGTGTAGGCGTAACCGTCGTAACAGGACACAGCAACGTGTAGGCGTAACCGCTGCcacaaggatttattttttttgttattaattcgAAAATTCTAATCGTATTATAACGTATTCTCCAAAATCTTAACCTAGAAAGAAACTGCCGGTTGTCCTCGCCTATCCCAGCCTGCAGTATCCTTCAGTGGAAGAATGTGTTCGTTTGGTTGCCGGGAAACGAAACAGCCAGCGAGCTTATGCCAGGCCAGGTTTTGATAGGCCTGTATGGCAATTAAGCATAAATTGAAGCTGTTGATGAGTTAATTAAGCATGTGCAAGTAGTTTGTATTTTTAATGTGTTAGTGTAGCCTATGCTATGCATGTTGTACCCCATCCTTGGAAATTGATTAATGAAGGTAGTTAGTTACCCTGGGCTTGGTTTTGATTATTGAAGGGAGTAAGTTACCCTGGGcttggtttattttttatataaacttagGAGGGTTAGGTTAGTTTGCAGACGGATGTGGTCAGGCCTCTAAACACTACCAGGGAGTGTTAAGGGAAGTAGGAAGGGAACGTCAGGTTAGGTTGGGACATAGCTTCCCAGTAGGTTTGTTCCTGTCTGTGGAACTTGTtgcctgcagtttttttttttttttttttttttctcgtattaaAATAGTAGAGCAGAAGTCTACTACTACAAACTTCTAGCCTACTCTAAGTTAGCACCTTAGTTGTCTTAACTAAAATTTTTGTGAAAATGAACTTGAGTGAGGTGTAGCCAATTAATTCCCACATCACTTGATATGTTCATTCTTAGATGTAGATCAAGGTAGTTTGCAGAAAAACTTGACTACCACCAATTGGAAGTGAGGGCTAAAAGTGGTCCCGTGGATACAGTGCCACAAGTGAGGTTAGGCCAGTGAATTCTGGGTAGGTCAGGACTTGGTAATCTTGGAAAAGTAGGGTTATGTTGGCGAAACAAGTCCCGTCAACCTACACTCTCCTTGTAGAATATTGGAGCTGGTGATTTGATCAATCAAATTGAGAGAATATACTCAAAGTACTGGGCAACAAGTGCAATCATGAGTTGGCTACTTGTAGAGTGACCTGTATTGATGGTTCATGTTGTCACTTGGTCAAAAATAGCAAGTCTGGTGATATAGTGTGCGTTGCTGTGCTAGTTTACTTCCAATGTAGTGTGTATGCATACTAAAACCTGAATTAAGTTAAGAGGTTTAGTAATCATAACCAGGTTTTCCTAACCTTACTCTTTAATATACTTGCTAATCTTAGACTCCTTTTATCAGCATGAAAGCAAGTTAATGGAATGTCAGACTGCACTCATTGCTCCCTGTCACTACGAAAAGCACAAGATATAAATGTCTGGCATTGGGAATTGAATCCTGGCTTGCAAATTGCAAAGTTAATTTTATCAGTATTATATGGTTATTTCATTGCTTTTTATATTGCCTTGCCATTATGCCCATTTgtgttatatacaattataaactTCATTAACAGCCTAAAACTTCAGTTCAGTTGGTATTTTTGATTATTAGACAAAGTGCAGTTTAGTGGGTAATTTCAGAATAAGAGGTCCATGTCTGAGAAACTGATTATCTTCTAATATAATTGCAATTGcattgcctcagtggcgtggttggtatggtcttggcctgccaccttggtggatgcaagttcgattctctggcattctattgaggaattagattgtgtatttctggtgatagaagttcactcttgatgtggttcggaagtcacgaaaaaagccgttggtcccgttgctgaataaccgctggggtatatctagggtacttatctgcggcggcctagactatggcagttgcggtttttctatgcagttttacctactgaagaattttaagtaatatgtattcggacgactgtaattaaccccccaagggccagtactaaacacggtgaaatacattggacgccccaatctccAGTGGTATCCGCGttaacgttccttgcagtccatgcggactgcttctgtagaaataccaccactggttccatgcaacacaaaaacaccatacaaacaaaaaaccctGTTCAGACCAGCAGTTGGTAACAAAAGCTAGTTTTGCAAAGACTACGTAACCTGTGCCACCTTTGGAAGGCCAAATTACAATATGCTTGGCCTACTCTTAGTCCgtttttaaagttaaagaagacCACTAAATTATCCAATGATGTAGAGTGCCcaccattgttaaaaaaaatctgggTGTAAATGGTTGTGAGGGAGGTTTGACTTTGCCTTATTTTCTCATAATTAAACCCTACCTCTCATAATCTAGCAACCTATGCCTTTATTGCTTCCGGTTAGAAAACAACACAAACTAAGCAACCCAGTATGGTGTAGTTAACTGTAAAGTGGCTACTTATAGGGCAGTTATGGTTGTTaaatttgttttacatttttaatgtatGACCAGTACTTTTCCAAGGGCCTACCAGCTACAATTTGGGTGAATGTGGTTTAAGCTACTTGGATATTCATCCCATGAGTAAAATCTAGCAACTTGTGCCCTACCTTGGCCTACTCTGGTAATTTAAAATCATTTGAAACTTGCACCTTGGGTGTCAAGTTAACATTCTACAACAACTCTGCTTTTGTGTAAGCTGTGGGAGAACTCTGAAACTACCAAAGGTTTGCGAGGGTGAACCACAGCTTGGCCTAAACTCTGGATTGAATTTATATCCAGGCATACTGTTAATGATATTGCAGCCTACTTTGGGATTTTAACAGTTTCAGTTATGCTAGACTGATGGAATGACTGATGAATGTGCAGCTTAGTACTGACAAGACACTTGCACCTAATTTTTATTGCACAATTTGACTTTGATTTACAAAGCACCCCAACTGAAAATTATCCCAGAAAACTTGATACAACACAGTTTTGAAACTTACCTGTATTGAAGCATTGCTAAAATTACAGGTTGCAGTATTTGCCAGAAAACACCAGCTTAACTCATAAAATGGTTAAATTGTTTGTTTGAGTATGATGTACAAACATCTTTACTATAATTCCCATGGCAATATAACATGTGCGCTCAAAATGTAAGGAGTGGAATCACAATTGCAAcagttattattaataggggttagtttttctagacttctgagtctcaagtagactcttctcgggctggtaatTGCAACAGTAGAAGCACTATTTAAGCAGATGGCGAATGTGGTGCAGTGAACGCATCATTCCTGTAAAACTAGTGTATCCATGACATTTAATGGTTTTCCATAAGTTGGTGAACTATCCATAAATCTTGCTATAAGCAGACTTAAATACCAGCAGGAGTGTTGTAGTTTGCTCAGGccagtttattttgtaatatctcCATACCCCATAAGCCTGAGCAGTGTCAGTGAATTagtgcctcagcggcgtgatggttatggtcttggcctaccaccatAGTGGCTGCAAGTTTgattctggtgataaaagttcaatctcgacgtggttcggaagtcacgtaaacctgTTGGTTccattgctgagtaaccactggctccatgcaacctAAAACCACTGAACAGTGTCTGTGAATTTGTTGCTTTAGAGCCAACTTTGTTTTTGGATGGGAAGAAaactaatttcattttaattaatattgagtTGTATTAGTGAAGCAAAAGTTGGAGGTACCAAGGACACTGTCACAGGTGTAAGTGGAAACTATCATGCTCAGAATATTGAAATTTATTCAACCCAGCTTAGTACAGTATTTAAgattgttttacattttattaatttgggaaaGGCATAACTGCATAAAGGTTTGGCAgtgctttttttgtgtgtgttgctGGCCTCCTGCACTAGTGCCAAGGTTAGTGCCACCTTGGCTCATAGCCAAGCACTTCCCAGTGTTTAGATAAATTGTTAACTTGGTTTACTTTGGACTGATAAACATAGTAGGATATTCAGTTGCTATTCTGAAGTGTGGTGTATTAAATTGTCTGTTGTCAGTTGCTTGGTTAATCTTGTATTACTAATGGTTCAGTTCTTGCCATTTACCAGCTCTGTATTGTAAACAGGCTGGCCTTGGGTTCTGAACTTTAAGACAGACTGCTGGTGGCTTCACATTGTACATCTGATAGATATACTCTTACTAGTggttttttgtatgtttgtatatattgccAAAGCCCTTGCAGATGATGCTGAGTTAGGGACTGTGATCGTGACCATAACACTTGGCAAACAGCTGCCTTCATAGCCAGGAGTTTCCAAACCATGTGGAACAAGTACTGTAGTTGACTTTGGAAGAGCCTTGTCTTGAAGATTTCTTCATACTTACTTTTACAggcatagggtaaaaaaccgcatggtacaggggtggaccatgtacgatcaatgtgtacaaccccaagaaaagtacattataacgcgtcctgacactggagtagaggtctttagctccgtttctcaccaacaactagtcgcgtctgatgcccatctccgatgtcaggacgcgttataatgtactttttttggggttgcacacattgatcgtacatggtccacccctgtaccatgtggttttttaccctaggcCTGTTGTTGTCATGTTTTGCATTGGTAATGCTTTTCAGGTTCGCATTACATTGTAGTCTTTATATTGCTCCTTGAGCTGCTGCTGGGACAGGAGGGGCCTTTTAGCCTTTAAGTTCTTGGGTCAGCCATTACTATAAAAAAGTTGGCAAAACAGACATTGGCAGCAAATACAGAACAGTGGTATGTGTTGTCCAAACACATGGCCTTCCTGTTAATTTGAGTGTGGACAGCCATAAAACTAACCGCAACTCAGTTGAACAGCTTATGGACTgttatattatacacattttccACTTCTGTAGTAGTGGTTTGTTTAGTGGAAtattttggtggggggggggggggggaggggggggggggggggggggggctcaacCATGAAATGTTCCTGCTGTGAATTGAATTTAAAATTGAATAGTATTTAACATTCCAAGATGACCACATACCAATGGTACCTTTATTTGCACATacccagtttttttatatataaaatgaaggaCTAGCATTTATGGGATATGGAGAAAATTTATATAAGGGGGTTTTTCCACAATTAGTCCAAACTTTAATAATAGGCCTTTATGCGTAATCTATATTGTTAACAAGTTTCTCGTGGTATTGTTCACGATTACGGCTTTGCTTGTGTAATGTAAAttataaatacaggcagtccccgggttatgaagGGGGGTTAAATTCTTGAtgtgttgtaacccgaaaatcgtcgtaagctgtaacatcatcaaaaatcctaagaaaaccttacttttaatgctttgggtgcattaaactatgtaaactgcattcttattgcatttttcattaaaaaaaaaaaaaaaacttcaaatattgattattttgcatttttggtgtcatttcttgtgccagatcagcattgtaggcgtcataaccctggaaataattttgatgaatataattgaaaagcgccttaacgtcataagccgaacccgtcataacccagggactgcctgcctGTATATGCAGTGTTTGAAGCTCTTCAGAAATTTTTTGTATGGcgagattaaataattttttcttcgttTCCAGGTGCAGCAATGCCTCCAAAGACAAAAATTTTTGTTGGCAAGTTGCCTCCAACTTGCAAGGATTTTGAACTTCGAAAATTATTTGAAAGGTAAAGCCTGTCATTTTTAAGAATGTGCATGATAATGTAAGGTATATCATAGTCCTTTGTGTTTGCTCTTGTATATAATTTGGTGTTTGGATGGTTTTCAAACCGAAGTTCTTGGATGTATTCATACAGGTCTTTGgtatttttaaaatgttgttGCTGTCTGAAATTTGAGGGGAGATGAAACCAAGAACACTGCTACAAATTTAGTAGTATTCAGAATGATGTGCAGTTTGTGTTTGATGTCTTGGTGGTGTAGCAAGGTGATGAAAATTTGGTAGTTAATTGTCATTGCCCCTCTCAGTAAAGTACACTACTTGATAACATCTGTAAGTCAACTGAGAATTTAAATCAGAACAAATCTTGTTAACTTTCCAAACAGTTAAATTGCAACAAAATGTTAACTTTCTGAAGGGCCACCAGTGCTTAGAGATAGTCATTTGACAATTGCAACCAATGCTATTGAAAACTATAATTCAGTTTAACAATCTCAGGGTGTGTGGGACATTTAACTTAGCTTGAGGAAATTTCTGTACAGCAATAGTTTCTGGGTGTTGGCGTTGGCAAACTCCTgaagcatgtatgtgtgtatgtgcagttGTGTCCAAGTGTATCTGTGCACTAGAACTAGAACTGGTTTATTCTTGCAGATATGGTGAGGTTACAGAATGCTCAATTCTCGGCAATTATGCATTTGTTCACATGAAAACAGAGGACCAGGCAGCAGCAGCAATCAGAAATTTAAACAATTGGGATCTGAATGGCTTCAAAATCAGTGTTGAGGTGAGTTTGCTAGTCTAGattactcaatttttacattttccataTGGTTAAGATGACCAACCTGGATTTGCGCATTAATTCCTAGGTGCttgcgtaaaaaataaaaaaataaatggtggTTTGATGGTAGCAAGAGTTCATTTTTTCTGGCTTATGTTAAAAAGTCTTAAAGGTTAAAATACTTAGAAGTTGTTTGATACACATTTTGACAGTACAGTTCAATTAAATTTGTTTTAGTGAGTGAACCATGCATTATTCAAGTTTAGTTTTAACTTGTCTTCTTTCCTGTCAGAGTTGAAACGGTTCATAAATGTAAGCACTGCTAAGTAGTTTCACATTGCTCATGCATAAAAGATTGGGCAGTTTACTCAGAAAATGTATTTTTGGTGACTGGGAAGTTCAAAAGTTATAGGTAAATTATTTCTTGGAGGTGTATGACTGTATGAAATAGGTCATGTTAACATGGAAGTTATTTTAATTTAGGTTTATTGTTGAATAGCAATCTCTTGTGAATTCTGAGACTTTAATTAGCTAGTGGTTAATCCTGCACTATTGGTTCCTGGAAATCAGTGAATATGAGGACTTAATCTTCAAGTTGTATCATTTacgttaaacaaatatttttccacaGCAATCTACAGGTGAAAAGAGAGCTGGTGGAGGGATGGGTGGTGGTCGAGGTGGTATGGGCGGATTCAGAGGCCGTGGTGGACCCATGAGAGGTCGTGGCATGCCACGTCCTGGTCCATATGACAGAAGACCTCCAATGGGCGATAGatttggtcctcctcctcctggcccACCTCCAGCACCTCCAATGAGAAATGGATATTATGATGATTATGAAAGACGTGACAGACGGCCTCTGCCACCCCCAGGAAGTGGTCTTGATAGACGTCCACCACCTCCCCCAATGCCAAGGGAACCAGCTTACAGAGACCCTTATGACAGATATGATTCATATGATCGTATGCCCCCACCACCTATGGGTAGACGGACACCACCCCCAATGGACCGAAGACCACCTCCAATGGGCTATGACCGAAGAGATGATCCTTACAGTGATATGTATGGGCCAAGGGCAGAGTAAGTACTGCATATGATGATgcttttattgattttcttttgtgGTTATGGAATTTGAATATAAGGTCGGTGATTTAGTTGTAGGTAGTATTGGGTTTTCTCAGGCCTAGTTGTGATGAGGTTTGGTTTGCGCAGGCTGGTTATGTATGAATTTCTTTTCAGCCGTGATATTTATGGAGGTGGAAGGGATATGTTCCCACCTCGTGGACGCTCCCCACCTAGACGTAGTCCACCCCGTCGGTGAGTATGGTATTTGGGCGAAGAATGCTTcttgaaataatgatatatctgGAGATACATTTTGTTGTTACACTTGTCCGATTTTTAAACTGTAAGCTAGTTTCGTTACAGTGTTCAGTACTAAAATTCCCGTTTACCGATGGATAAAGTCCAATAGCTTCTTGCGAGGGAAAGTCTTCGTTTTGGTATTAACCATCTCATGTCGAATGAACATGTTGCGAAATTCATAACCTATATTTTTATCCATGACAGCATATTGCAAGCAGAAAATGATGTGAATGTTCTCATGTTCTCTTGTAGCTACCCCGGTCCTCCCCGTGACATGCCC
The DNA window shown above is from Macrobrachium nipponense isolate FS-2020 chromosome 30, ASM1510439v2, whole genome shotgun sequence and carries:
- the LOC135202452 gene encoding RNA-binding protein lark-like, yielding MPPKTKIFVGKLPPTCKDFELRKLFERYGEVTECSILGNYAFVHMKTEDQAAAAIRNLNNWDLNGFKISVEQSTGEKRAGGGMGGGRGGMGGFRGRGGPMRGRGMPRPGPYDRRPPMGDRFGPPPPGPPPAPPMRNGYYDDYERRDRRPLPPPGSGLDRRPPPPPMPREPAYRDPYDRYDSYDRMPPPPMGRRTPPPMDRRPPPMGYDRRDDPYSDMYGPRADRDIYGGGRDMFPPRGRSPPRRSPPRRYPGPPRDMPPRRF